The proteins below are encoded in one region of Silene latifolia isolate original U9 population chromosome 2, ASM4854445v1, whole genome shotgun sequence:
- the LOC141643254 gene encoding uncharacterized protein LOC141643254 produces MASETLDVTINEERGMKRRTSSSWTIISGSLNDAVTCESSEIAVDDSDRKSPLILRRPSPDSGPCEITILFTQQHEIKQVYIRSTSKVYEIYCATNEKSENEYLCTVRCGIAARDEVLQLEVDGVASISSNSEKSADEVHSRTDSGSSTDGDGWVDVKLNKSSRVDAEDGSSSKKEDNCIIQVIKDRFEATAEISDGDPVMSITLRLLSIQSGDYVYIDEVYVFADPVISADNHCSVPSMESSSGGAMLSMFMPTLLQLSKSRMSKVEEHSGSAAEERRIQDTEQHSTAAATTASTASNTVQTEVLPNTVNNGSFVHQPNHLSQTPNPENMQHCKDRASDFPCSKIGQTLDELVSRVSKIEDLFLRFEQNLLKPIINMETRLERVEQQLESFIKNPPIPRTGCTIYSAPEFSYNESESNSIGTGGNDCPLTQKYETSKKDDCFPPESCLPTSDACAESSTSAPKLLPGLIMSAPEFSYIEEDEEIDSMEAVKDSPKILKRPMSINDALASALAGFVTSTLTKPLERSDTVEEAETVIGAKSWSSSPSTSTIQLDCTEMVEEDENFSIIEGSPKTILSALVHSDEHQLSLNPIDGGDNCDKDEETTEVVDGNNHVVSDGVSRRPHSSTTDSIDETENNGSTAEIECTEGCVKDICSSPSVINSAPLKNVDICSGEGIPNAVLQEIIEMPSPGIVDFSVPMLDVKFSSLENSSAKCFLESLLVDMPALKGEVPCIREEGASCFNEQSDLIVVEDEESRVSESVVNKLLYAEDDSSVYRPSESERQDSSDCSNEGMCASLI; encoded by the exons TTCTTTTCACACAGCAACATGAAATCAAGCAGGTCTACATTCGAAGTACTTCCAAAGTATATGAGATTTACTGTGCAACTAATGAGAAGAGTGAAAATGAGTATCTATGCACAGTTCGCTGTGGCATTGCGGCAAGAGATGAGGTGCTACAGCTGGAGGTTGATGGCGTAGCATCTATTTCTAGCAACTCTGAGAAAAGTGCGGATGAAGTGCACTCCAGAACTGATAGTGGAAGCAGCACTGATGGAGATGGTTGGGTGGACGTAAAATTgaacaagtcttctagagttgATGCTGAGGATGGTTCTTCCTCGAAGAAAGAGGATAATTGCATTATACAAGTCATCAAG GACCGTTTTGAGGCCACTGCTGAGATTTCAGATGGAGATCCCGTCATGTCCATAACTCTTCGTTTGCTGTCTATTCAGAGTGGGGATTATGTTTATATAGATGAAGTTTATGTATTTGCTGATCCTGTGATATCAGCTGATAACCATTGTTCAGTCCCTTCAATGGAAAGCTCGTCTGGAGGCGCTATGCTGTCGATGTTTATGCCCACACTTTTGCAGCTGTCAAAATCTAGAATGAGCAAAGTTGAAGAACATAGTGGTTCTGCAGCTGAAGAAAGACGTATCCAAGATACTGAACAACATTCTACTGCCGCAGCTACTACTGCCAGTACTGCTTCTAATACTGTCCAGACAGAGGTTTTGCCAAACACGGTGAATAATGGCTCATTTGTCCACCAACCAAATCATCTCTCACAGACACCAAATCCTGAAAACATGCAGCACTGTAAAGATAGAGCGAGTGATTTTCCTTGCAGTAAGATAGGGCAAACTTTGGATGAACTTGTTTCTCGAGTATCGAAAATTGAGGACTTGTTTTTGAGATTTGAACAAAATTTGCTGAAGCCCATTATAAACATGGAAACAAGGCTGGAGAGGGTGGAACAACAATTAGAGTCATTTATCAAGAATCCTCCTATTCCCAGAACAGGCTGCACCATATATTCTGCTCCTGAATTCTCCTATAATGAATCTGAGTCTAATTCAATCGGTACTGGTGGAAATGATTGTCCTCTGACTCAGAAATATGAGACAAGTAAGAAGGATGATTGTTTTCCTCCAGAATCGTGCCTTCCCACTTCAGATGCTTGCGCGGAATCATCAACCAGTGCTCCTAAGCTACTTCCTGGTCTTATAATGTCTGCACCTGAGTTCTCATATATTGAAGAGGATGAGGAAATTGACTCCATGGAAGCGGTAAAGGACTCCCCAAAAATATTAAAAAGACCAATGTCTATTAATGATGCTCTGGCTTCTGCACTAGCTGGATTTGTAACTTCGACGTTAACAAAACCTTTGGAACGTTCTGATACGGTGGAAGAAGCTGAAACTGTTATTGGAGCAAAAAGTTGGAGTTCTTCCCCATCTACTTCGACAATACAGTTGGATTGTACTGAAATGGTTGAAGAAGATGAAAACTTCTCGATTATAGAAGGGAGTCCGAAAACTATTTTGTCAGCTTTGGTTCATTCTGATGAGCATCAACTCTCTTTAAACCCCATTGATGGAGGCGATAACTGTGACAAGGATGAGGAAACAACTGAAGTTGTTGATGGCAACAATCATGTTGTCTCTGATGGGGTTAGCAGAAGGCCCCATAGTAGTACTACAGATAGTATTGATGAAACTGAAAATAATGGTtcaacggctgaaattgaatgcACAGAAGGATGTGTGAAAGATATCTGCAGCTCGCCTTCAGTTATTAACAGTGCTCCATTAAAGAATGTCGACATTTGTTCAGGGGAAGGGATTCCGAATGCAGTTTTGCAGGAAATTATTGAGATGCCGAGCCCTGGTATAGTTGATTTCAGTGTTCCAATGCTGGATGtgaaattctcatctttagagaATTCATCGGCCAAGTGTTTCCTCGAGTCCCTTCTGGTTGACATGCCCGCTTTAAAGGGTGAAGTTCCTTGTATCAGGGAAGAGGGTGCAAGTTGTTTTAATGAGCAGTCTGATTTGATTGTAGTAGAGGATGAAGAGTCTAGAGTTTCCGAAAGTGTCGTTAATAAGCTTCTCTATGCAGAAGATGATAGCTCTGTCTACAGGCCTTCAGAATCTGAACGCCAGGATTCTTCTGATTGTAGCAACGAAGGTATGTGTGCTAGTCTCATTTGA
- the LOC141643255 gene encoding polygalacturonase — protein sequence MEIKLHLFLLVVLAILLPFCFASYPLPEYESRFVLSNSSDDGDKNMSICHSPSPSPPTTIVNVDSFLGEGRKGDHTKAFKRAWKKACSAKRGVFLVPQHTYRVRPIKFSGPCHSHFVIKILGKIEASDNLTHYKDGQHWLVFQKLRSFTVKGGGTIDGNGHVWWVNSCKIDKSKPCQHAPTAVTFVECKKMVVDGLKIMNAQQMHLTFQRCVNVRASNLVVKSPKTSPNTDGIHVTETRNILITRSHIQTGDDCISIVDGSKNIQATDIKCGPGHGISIGSLGKGQSNDHVSDVMVNRATLSGTTNGVRIKTWQGGQGFAKNVVFQNVVMQNVSNPIIIDQHYCDQKTPCEAMKSAVRVQNVVYRNIRGTSATKVAIKLDCSKNYWCQGIVLQNVNLVKTGGDKGAHADCRNVKLVHKGNVTPTCSPNP from the exons ATGGAAATAAAGCTACATTTGTTTCTGCTAGTGGTTCTTGCCATTTTACTTCCTTTTTGTTTTGCTAGCTACCCTTTACCAGAATATGAGAGTAGATTTGTTTTAAGTAATAGTTCGGATGACGGAGACAAAAACATGAGCATATGCCATTCACCTTCACCTTCACCTCCAACAACAATTGTCAATGTAGATAGTTTCTTAGGAGAAGGCAGAAAAGGAGATCATACAAAG GCATTTAAGAGAGCCTGGAAGAAGGCCTGCTCTGCTAAGAGAGGAGTATTCCTAGTACCGCAACACACGTATAGGGTGAGGCCTATCAAGTTCTCAGGCCCCTGCCACTCCCATTTCGTCATTAAG ATCTTAGGAAAGATCGAGGCGTCAGACAATTTAACACACTACAAAGACGGACAACATTGGCTAGTGTTTCAAAAATTACGCAGTTTCACGGTTAAAGGCGGAGGGACCATTGACGGCAATGGACATGTCTGGTGGGTTAATTCTTGTAAGATCGACAAATCCAAG CCCTGCCAACACGCACCAACG GCTGTAACATTCGTGGAATGCAAGAAGATGGTTGTGGATGGATTAAAGATAATGAATGCTCAACAAATGCACTTGACATTTCAGAGATGTGTTAATGTCAGAGCTTCCAATTTGGTCGTAAAATCTCCTAAGACGAGTCCAAACACCGATGGTATTCATGTTACCGAAACCAGAAATATCCTAATCACTCGTTCTCATATACAAACAG gtgatGACTGTATATCAATAGTTGATGGATCAAAGAACATTCAGGCAACCGATATAAAGTGTGGACCGGGACATGGAATCAG CATTGGAAGCTTAGGGAAAGGACAATCAAATGACCATGTCTCAGATGTTATGGTGAATCGTGCTACGCTTTCTGGAACCACTAATGGTGTCAGAATTAAGACTTGGCAG GGAGGACAAGGATTCGCAAAAAACGTTGTATTTCAAAATGTTGTCATGCAAAATGTTAGCAACCCTATAATTATTGATCAACACTATTGCGACCAGAAGACACCCTGCGAAGCAATG AAGTCGGCGGTACGTGTGCAGAATGTGGTATACAGGAATATAAGGGGAACAAGCGCGACAAAAGTAGCAATAAAACTAGATTGCAGCAAAAACTACTGGTGTCAAGGAATTGTATTGCAAAATGTTAACCTAGTCAAGACGGGGGGGGATAAAGGCGCCCATGCCGACTGCCGCAATGTCAAATTGGTTCATAAAGGAAATGTTACACCTACATGTTCTCCAAATCCTTAG